One genomic window of Helicobacter canis includes the following:
- a CDS encoding flagellar protein FlaG translates to MVNSAGQAYKQDSIQASNTRAANSAQVQRDEMHTRGELIHTAKEINKKMEHIGADINFSYNDDIGGLVVTVKDPSNGGKVIREIPSKEAIELTKKMHEVVGLIFDKEV, encoded by the coding sequence ATGGTAAATAGCGCAGGACAAGCCTACAAGCAAGATTCTATACAGGCTTCAAATACAAGAGCGGCGAATTCTGCTCAAGTCCAGCGCGATGAGATGCATACTCGTGGCGAGCTTATACATACAGCAAAAGAAATCAACAAGAAAATGGAGCATATTGGTGCTGACATTAACTTCAGCTATAACGATGATATTGGCGGACTTGTTGTAACTGTGAAAGATCCAAGTAATGGTGGCAAGGTGATTCGCGAAATCCCTAGCAAAGAAGCCATTGAGCTGACAAAGAAAATGCACGAAGTAGTTGGGCTTATCTTTGATAAGGAAGTGTAG